From Thiomicrospira sp. XS5, one genomic window encodes:
- the purB gene encoding adenylosuccinate lyase: MQLSELTAISPVDGRYGARLSNLKEIFSEYGLIKNRVKVEVSWLRMLANHPGIPEVPALSQEAESHLMKLVDEFTLDMAQRVKDIEKTTNHDVKAVEYLIKEHFGDNTELNAIGEFVHFACTSEDINNLAYALMLKDARSGVIVPEMQTLVDKVAEMATEMADIPMMSRTHGQPASPTTAGKEFANVAYRLQRQIKQLMNVQIMGKINGATGNYNAHLAAYPSINWYELTEQFVQSLGLAWNPYTIQIEPHDYIAEYFHAMQRFNTILIDFDRDIWSYISINFFKQKTVAGEIGSSTMPHKVNPIDFENSEGNLGIANAIFDHLGQKLPISRWQRDLTDSTVLRNLGVGVAHTMISLQATMKGLNKLEVNAQAMADDLDGNWEVLAEAIQTVMRRYGIEKPYEKLKELTRGRRVNKEIMQDFVDTLELPEEAKQMLKEMTPASYIGNAAQQAQNIELALTMLKGR, translated from the coding sequence ATGCAACTTTCAGAACTTACCGCTATTTCACCTGTCGATGGTCGCTATGGTGCGCGTTTGTCCAACCTTAAAGAGATTTTCAGTGAATACGGTCTCATCAAAAATCGTGTGAAGGTGGAAGTCTCCTGGTTGCGTATGTTGGCCAACCACCCGGGCATTCCGGAAGTTCCGGCCTTGAGCCAGGAAGCGGAAAGCCACTTGATGAAGTTGGTGGACGAATTCACTTTGGACATGGCACAACGCGTCAAGGACATCGAAAAAACCACCAACCACGACGTGAAAGCGGTGGAATACCTGATTAAAGAACACTTCGGCGACAATACCGAACTGAACGCCATCGGCGAGTTTGTACACTTTGCTTGTACGTCCGAAGACATCAACAACCTGGCGTATGCCTTGATGTTGAAAGACGCGCGTTCCGGCGTCATCGTGCCGGAAATGCAAACCCTCGTGGACAAAGTCGCTGAAATGGCGACCGAAATGGCCGACATCCCAATGATGTCCCGCACCCACGGTCAGCCGGCTTCCCCGACCACGGCCGGTAAAGAGTTTGCCAACGTCGCTTACCGTTTGCAACGTCAAATCAAGCAGCTGATGAATGTGCAAATCATGGGGAAAATCAACGGCGCCACCGGCAACTACAACGCCCACTTGGCCGCTTACCCATCCATCAACTGGTATGAACTGACCGAGCAATTCGTACAAAGCTTGGGCTTGGCCTGGAACCCTTACACAATTCAGATCGAACCGCACGACTACATTGCGGAATACTTCCACGCCATGCAGCGTTTCAACACGATTTTGATCGACTTCGACCGCGACATTTGGAGCTACATTTCCATCAACTTCTTCAAACAGAAAACCGTCGCCGGCGAAATCGGTTCTTCAACCATGCCGCACAAGGTTAACCCAATCGACTTCGAAAACTCCGAAGGTAACTTGGGCATCGCCAACGCCATCTTCGATCACTTGGGTCAAAAGCTGCCGATTTCGCGCTGGCAGCGTGATTTGACCGACTCCACGGTTCTACGTAACCTGGGCGTAGGTGTCGCGCACACTATGATTTCTCTACAAGCCACGATGAAAGGTTTGAACAAACTGGAAGTCAACGCACAAGCCATGGCGGACGATTTGGACGGCAACTGGGAAGTGCTGGCGGAAGCGATTCAAACGGTGATGCGTCGTTATGGCATCGAAAAGCCATATGAGAAGCTGAAAGAACTGACGCGCGGCCGTCGCGTTAACAAGGAAATCATGCAGGATTTCGTCGATACCCTGGAATTGCCGGAAGAAGCCAAACAAATGCTGAAAGAAATGACACCGGCGTCTTACATCGGTAACGCGGCACAGCAAGCACAAAACATCGAATTGGCGTTGACCATGTTGAAAGGCCGCTAA
- a CDS encoding DUF4395 domain-containing protein, whose translation MLDYLRYHFKNLWFRDKSEDIVFINKYAVQMRAGLMLILPIYMVIVLFTTVLAPTWTVLPNTLVEETFDVTQDWRTIFNVQAFRTPFDYTIPTIVLLYGMFEMIVGMFTRTAYLSPTIHIATFLTRNIRPKWEPLKPKRFAWLIGATLITLCLLFFNPDTAARFVNDLFGSQILPTDQNWMPDFIPLLVGICFLLMWMEAVFGFCLGCKMHWILAKLGIFKEHCYDCMNVDFDQRAWIEERKAAEKALKDGGSKDKD comes from the coding sequence ATGTTGGATTACTTGAGATACCACTTTAAAAATTTGTGGTTCCGCGACAAATCGGAAGACATCGTTTTCATCAATAAATACGCCGTGCAGATGCGCGCCGGCTTGATGTTGATTTTGCCTATTTACATGGTTATTGTCTTGTTTACCACGGTTTTGGCACCGACTTGGACGGTGTTGCCGAATACCCTGGTGGAAGAGACGTTCGACGTAACGCAGGATTGGCGCACCATTTTTAACGTGCAAGCTTTCCGCACGCCGTTTGACTACACCATTCCCACCATTGTGTTGTTGTATGGCATGTTTGAAATGATTGTCGGCATGTTTACCCGCACGGCCTATTTATCGCCGACCATTCACATCGCCACCTTTTTAACCCGTAATATCCGTCCGAAATGGGAACCGCTGAAACCCAAACGTTTCGCCTGGCTGATTGGTGCCACGCTGATTACCTTGTGTTTGCTGTTCTTTAACCCGGATACCGCGGCGCGTTTCGTTAACGACTTGTTCGGTTCGCAGATTCTGCCGACCGACCAGAACTGGATGCCGGATTTCATCCCGCTGTTGGTGGGCATTTGTTTCTTGCTGATGTGGATGGAGGCCGTGTTTGGGTTCTGTCTGGGCTGTAAAATGCACTGGATATTGGCCAAGCTGGGTATTTTCAAAGAGCATTGCTACGATTGCATGAATGTCGATTTCGACCAGCGCGCCTGGATCGAAGAACGTAAAGCGGCTGAAAAAGCCTTGAAAGACGGCGGTTCCAAAGACAAAGATTAA
- a CDS encoding DUF4336 domain-containing protein — protein sequence MEALTEYVKNQVWLLEYPIRFEGMDLFGRMTLIRLENGDLLIHDPCKITDAIQQQIDDIGSVKYIVAPGSYHHLFVTDFQAKYPQAETFLCPGLERKRPDIPFDWILGNKPDPRWANEIDQVVVSGTKYMWEVVFFHKPSKTLILVDLLENIGDDYRHHTNWVLRFWWKFVFGMWNKPKPAPEYQIGWGNKKIVQTALNKILDWQAERAIIAHGETIEEGVNEVLSEAWKKVLKA from the coding sequence ATGGAAGCCTTAACGGAATATGTAAAAAACCAAGTCTGGTTGCTTGAATACCCCATTCGGTTTGAAGGGATGGATCTGTTCGGGCGAATGACCCTTATCCGTTTGGAAAATGGCGACCTGCTTATTCATGATCCCTGCAAAATAACCGATGCCATCCAGCAGCAGATTGATGACATTGGCTCGGTAAAATATATTGTTGCACCGGGCAGTTATCACCATCTATTCGTGACCGATTTTCAAGCGAAGTATCCGCAAGCGGAAACCTTTTTATGCCCTGGCTTGGAAAGGAAGCGACCGGATATTCCCTTTGACTGGATACTCGGTAATAAACCGGACCCGAGATGGGCGAATGAAATCGACCAAGTGGTAGTGAGCGGCACCAAATATATGTGGGAAGTCGTTTTTTTCCATAAACCTTCCAAGACCTTGATTCTTGTTGATTTACTGGAAAATATTGGTGACGACTACCGGCATCATACCAATTGGGTTTTGCGATTCTGGTGGAAGTTTGTTTTCGGCATGTGGAACAAGCCTAAACCTGCTCCGGAATATCAAATCGGCTGGGGAAATAAAAAAATCGTTCAGACGGCATTGAATAAAATTCTGGACTGGCAGGCGGAAAGGGCGATTATTGCGCATGGCGAAACCATTGAAGAAGGCGTCAATGAGGTCTTGTCCGAGGCTTGGAAAAAGGTCTTAAAAGCATAA
- a CDS encoding DUF5993 family protein: MPGILIAFSLLFIATVTAWYHRKAGIVLFIIFLVVALVVFRHHATDHLGLHL, from the coding sequence GTGCCGGGAATTCTAATTGCATTCAGCCTGTTGTTTATCGCCACGGTCACCGCTTGGTATCACCGCAAAGCGGGCATCGTGCTGTTTATCATTTTTCTGGTGGTGGCGCTGGTGGTTTTTCGTCATCATGCGACCGATCATCTCGGTTTGCACCTTTAA
- a CDS encoding disulfide bond formation protein B, translating into MPFFTLPNLFKWKSIVEILGICLMIAAAFYYQLFLDELPCPLCLLQRMGLLAIAFGFMLNLRYGAHPGHYGLSLLAAVLTGLIALRQVSLHINDSEGYGSAVLGLHMYTWVFVIAVVAVIYIAIVMSYAGQYALNQGADTSKAFQRFSRLAFVALSVMLFADVATVLLECGLQECPDNPTQYRWLSS; encoded by the coding sequence ATGCCATTTTTCACGCTCCCCAACCTTTTTAAATGGAAAAGCATCGTTGAAATCCTCGGCATTTGCTTGATGATTGCCGCGGCGTTTTATTATCAGTTGTTCCTGGACGAATTACCGTGCCCTTTATGTTTGTTGCAACGCATGGGGCTATTGGCCATCGCATTCGGTTTTATGCTGAACCTGCGATATGGCGCACATCCCGGTCACTATGGATTATCGTTGCTGGCAGCGGTTTTGACCGGGCTCATTGCGTTACGTCAGGTCAGTTTGCACATTAATGATTCGGAAGGCTATGGTTCGGCCGTGCTGGGGTTGCATATGTACACTTGGGTGTTTGTCATCGCCGTGGTGGCGGTGATTTATATCGCCATCGTGATGAGCTATGCTGGCCAATATGCACTGAATCAAGGTGCGGACACGTCTAAAGCCTTTCAACGATTCAGTAGACTGGCCTTTGTGGCATTGAGTGTGATGCTGTTTGCGGATGTGGCGACGGTTTTGTTGGAGTGCGGTTTGCAGGAATGTCCGGATAATCCGACTCAGTATCGCTGGCTTTCGTCATAA
- a CDS encoding TfoX/Sxy family protein, with product MKTSNDFLSTLNDVFVLFGAIEAKRMFGGYGLYHQGVMFGLVSGNELFLKTDDESAQTFIEQGLLPFEYSRDGGRVQLSYYAAPEVIFDDSEEAKEWAERAYEAALRSSSATRGK from the coding sequence ATGAAAACTTCCAATGATTTCCTATCGACATTGAATGATGTGTTTGTGTTGTTCGGTGCCATTGAGGCCAAACGAATGTTCGGCGGTTACGGCTTGTATCATCAGGGGGTGATGTTTGGATTGGTGTCCGGTAACGAATTGTTTTTGAAAACGGACGATGAATCGGCGCAAACGTTTATCGAGCAAGGGTTACTGCCGTTCGAATATTCACGGGATGGGGGCCGGGTGCAATTATCTTATTATGCGGCGCCGGAGGTTATTTTCGATGACTCGGAAGAGGCCAAAGAGTGGGCCGAACGGGCTTATGAAGCGGCGTTAAGGTCAAGCTCGGCCACAAGGGGTAAGTGA
- a CDS encoding endonuclease/exonuclease/phosphatase family protein — translation MNIKLVSWNLHRCIGHDGVQSVERCAAVLQEINADVIVLQEVESCPGHEFDALNHLAQATQCTALAGNTMKLGDSDYGNAVLTRLPYQEVRSHDLSVTGREPRKAMDVSFLLGGIRLQLVATHLGLRPSERREQVERLLTIFNDNAHDVVILAGDLNEWWLWGRPLRALHSRFPNTPFRRTWPTKLPMLSLDRIWAAPRPVLKSLNTHRSPLARQASDHLPLVAELDLNAAS, via the coding sequence TATCGGTCACGATGGCGTGCAATCCGTCGAGCGGTGCGCGGCGGTGCTTCAGGAAATCAACGCAGATGTGATTGTCTTGCAGGAAGTGGAATCCTGCCCCGGCCATGAATTTGACGCGCTGAACCATTTAGCACAAGCGACCCAATGCACCGCTCTGGCGGGCAACACCATGAAGTTAGGCGACAGTGATTACGGCAATGCCGTCCTGACACGGCTTCCCTATCAAGAGGTTCGGTCTCATGATCTCAGTGTGACCGGCCGCGAACCTCGAAAGGCAATGGATGTTTCATTCTTGCTGGGCGGTATTCGGTTACAACTGGTCGCGACCCACCTTGGCTTACGGCCGTCAGAACGCCGCGAACAAGTGGAACGTCTATTAACGATTTTTAACGATAATGCTCATGACGTTGTCATACTGGCTGGTGACCTGAATGAATGGTGGTTATGGGGACGACCGTTAAGAGCCTTACATAGTCGCTTCCCAAACACGCCTTTTCGACGAACCTGGCCAACGAAATTACCGATGTTGTCATTGGATCGTATATGGGCCGCCCCTCGGCCCGTATTGAAAAGTTTAAACACCCACCGCAGCCCGCTGGCCAGACAAGCTTCCGATCACTTACCCCTTGTGGCCGAGCTTGACCTTAACGCCGCTTCATAA